One stretch of Corallococcus soli DNA includes these proteins:
- a CDS encoding GPW/gp25 family protein translates to MGRGLHFPFQLGDLGTPRTVGPAQVIRQQLEQLLFTLPGERVNRPRFGCGVQKMVFGAASPEAAAAAEYIIRLNVQEFMREQVRLDAVKVTAEDATLYVDILYTLLATGEEHAELFRRPLEAPP, encoded by the coding sequence ATGGGGCGCGGCCTGCACTTCCCCTTCCAGTTGGGAGACCTGGGGACGCCCCGCACCGTGGGGCCCGCGCAGGTCATCCGCCAGCAACTGGAGCAGCTGCTGTTCACGCTGCCCGGCGAGCGGGTGAACCGTCCCCGCTTCGGGTGCGGCGTGCAGAAGATGGTGTTCGGCGCGGCGAGCCCGGAGGCCGCCGCCGCGGCCGAGTACATCATCCGCCTCAACGTGCAGGAGTTCATGCGCGAGCAGGTGCGGCTGGACGCGGTGAAGGTGACCGCCGAGGACGCCACGCTCTACGTGGACATCCTCTACACGCTGCTGGCGACGGGCGAGGAGCACGCGGAGCTGTTCCGCCGGCCGCTGGAGGCGCCTCCGTGA
- a CDS encoding phage late control D family protein has translation MAEQRAAFLQLWIDGQPMTDARGRVTRLEVDERTDDASSFHLSLDMSPTDAGDWDALADGRFQLLKRITISFGLGLPDSEAPDVEEVVFDGYITAVEPCFGPSRVPDSSLELYGLDASCLMHLEERTRSFSGMSDAGIARQLYGEYGFALDVQETAPVRDATRAVVLQRGTDAALLRWLARRNGYEAFVERKPGPVGAGANAAAECVGHFHLPRPEGAKQPDLSLLPRSTPSVIELKARWESHRPTELRGAHIDERTRRIRSATVSAPRFPRMGSTSRADILKARMAAVLPKRSDLTAVGLQYVDVPHDVPEVENLAWADYREADWLAEASGTVQGLRYARILRSRRPVGLVGAGKLMDGTWYVRGARHRWVWAAALARYEVDVDLARNALNGVA, from the coding sequence ATGGCGGAGCAGCGCGCGGCGTTCCTCCAACTGTGGATCGACGGGCAGCCGATGACGGATGCCCGGGGCCGGGTGACGCGCCTGGAGGTGGACGAGCGCACCGACGACGCGTCGTCCTTCCACCTGTCGCTGGACATGTCGCCCACGGACGCCGGGGACTGGGACGCGCTGGCGGACGGGCGCTTCCAGCTGCTCAAGCGCATCACCATCAGCTTCGGGCTGGGCCTGCCGGACAGCGAGGCGCCGGACGTGGAGGAGGTGGTGTTCGACGGCTACATCACCGCGGTGGAGCCCTGCTTCGGACCGTCGCGGGTGCCGGACTCGTCGCTGGAGCTGTACGGCCTGGACGCGTCGTGCCTGATGCACCTGGAGGAGCGCACGCGGTCGTTCAGCGGCATGTCCGACGCGGGCATCGCGCGGCAGCTCTACGGTGAATACGGCTTCGCGCTGGACGTGCAGGAGACGGCGCCGGTGCGCGACGCGACGCGCGCGGTGGTGCTCCAGCGCGGCACGGACGCGGCGCTCCTCCGGTGGCTCGCGCGGCGCAACGGCTACGAGGCCTTCGTGGAGCGCAAGCCCGGCCCGGTGGGCGCGGGCGCCAACGCCGCGGCGGAGTGCGTGGGCCACTTCCACCTGCCCCGGCCGGAGGGCGCGAAGCAGCCGGACCTGTCGCTGCTGCCGCGCTCCACGCCGTCCGTCATCGAGCTCAAGGCGCGCTGGGAGAGCCACCGGCCCACGGAGCTGCGGGGCGCGCACATCGACGAGCGCACCCGGCGCATCCGCTCCGCCACGGTGTCCGCGCCGCGCTTCCCGCGCATGGGGAGCACCAGCCGCGCGGACATCCTCAAGGCCCGGATGGCCGCGGTGCTGCCCAAGCGCTCGGACCTGACGGCGGTGGGCCTGCAGTACGTGGACGTGCCGCACGACGTGCCGGAGGTGGAGAACCTGGCGTGGGCGGACTACCGCGAGGCGGACTGGCTGGCGGAGGCGAGCGGCACGGTGCAGGGCCTGCGCTACGCGCGCATCCTTCGGTCGCGGCGCCCGGTGGGGCTCGTGGGGGCGGGCAAGCTGATGGACGGCACCTGGTACGTGCGGGGCGCGCGCCACCGCTGGGTGTGGGCGGCGGCCCTGGCCCGCTACGAAGTGGACGTGGACCTGGCGCGCAACGCGCTCAACGGGGTGGCGTGA
- a CDS encoding phage tail protein — translation MPRFVESTKRDPYRNFNFRVLLNNVEVYACRKISGLTGTVEVVKFRSGNSVSSVDELSPGRTHFEPVTLEAGLTNDTAFQDWATQLIRHEASPGLRAVEPDYRRTVEILVYDLDHNKVVKKFILHNAWCSKFTAMSELAAEANEILVEIVELQHEGFTIEQVA, via the coding sequence ATGCCCCGATTCGTCGAATCCACGAAGCGTGACCCCTACCGGAACTTCAACTTCCGCGTGCTGCTCAACAACGTCGAGGTGTACGCGTGCCGGAAGATCTCCGGCCTCACCGGCACCGTGGAGGTCGTGAAGTTCCGCTCCGGCAACAGCGTCAGCTCCGTGGACGAGCTGTCCCCCGGCCGCACGCACTTCGAGCCCGTCACGCTGGAGGCCGGGCTCACCAACGACACGGCCTTCCAGGACTGGGCCACGCAGCTCATCCGCCACGAGGCCTCCCCCGGGCTGCGCGCGGTGGAGCCCGACTACCGGCGCACCGTCGAAATCCTCGTCTACGACCTGGACCACAACAAGGTCGTGAAGAAGTTCATCCTCCACAACGCGTGGTGCTCGAAGTTCACCGCGATGTCGGAGCTGGCCGCGGAGGCGAACGAGATCCTCGTGGAGATCGTGGAGCTGCAGCACGAGGGCTTCACCATCGAGCAGGTGGCCTGA
- a CDS encoding phage tail sheath C-terminal domain-containing protein has translation MPERLHPGVYVEEKSAGARPIEGVGTSTAAFVGEAARGIPGMAWFLTGFAEYERAFGGHQPGEAGLLAQAVEAFFDSGGRRAYVVRVLPSDAAIGASVALASRAGGGLNALTFLARGAGVWSEFLRVHVADSTNFPGEAFRVDVVWTEAGATRTLETFDDLRMDPSVEDYVGERINDISRYIRIRDEYQVKLAASPSGTVLVTGQVPRLKAVVPASGKYTLYDGAKLQVVTSDAAQPDVEPTVLDIPVTQALVVAAVPAATFSNGKVLLTAAELKTFLGNAVSAAALTGTFVIEGTDAPELALKVAAGPTLSIAKPVAPATSYDLDAEDLEVTLGAPDGNTVVPIPITAADTSAVTPEELRASLAAALAGKVTSVVIASGGNILVTGLPTAGGTTTLASSGTGITGTPTAGSAGLTSGNQDGLVLSISETLQPTVPPMLRQLGFPPRARGYAANSPANPLVRPVIITNVRLLGGSDGSTALDTSDFAGDVKARTGLHALDGEDINLVALPGKNEVAYISAGIAYCDNRGDCLFLADGPGGVDKDFAVAPDDAKQFIEGLPSRSKNSAMFYPWIRVVDPVGVGRNPTRLVPPSGHVAGLFARTDNTRGVWKAPAGIEASISEALGLQYPVIDREQDILNPVHLNCLRQFPGVGIVSWGSRTLSPDPEWRYIPVRRTALFLKESLRRGLRWAVFEPNDEDLWSRIRNAIQAFMLGLYRQGAFQGATPEEAFSVVCDRSTNPQENVDAGIVTAQVSFAPLKPAEFVVLEISQQSQLVA, from the coding sequence GTGCCAGAGCGATTGCATCCGGGCGTGTATGTCGAAGAGAAGAGTGCCGGCGCACGCCCCATCGAAGGGGTGGGCACCTCCACGGCGGCGTTCGTCGGGGAGGCCGCGCGCGGCATCCCGGGGATGGCCTGGTTCCTCACCGGCTTCGCCGAATACGAGCGCGCCTTCGGCGGACACCAGCCCGGAGAGGCGGGCCTGCTCGCCCAGGCGGTGGAGGCGTTCTTCGACTCCGGCGGGCGGCGCGCCTACGTCGTGCGCGTGCTGCCGTCGGACGCGGCCATCGGTGCCTCCGTGGCCCTGGCCTCGCGCGCGGGCGGCGGCCTCAACGCGCTCACCTTCCTGGCCCGGGGCGCGGGCGTCTGGTCGGAGTTCCTCCGCGTCCACGTGGCGGACTCCACCAACTTCCCCGGCGAGGCGTTCCGCGTGGACGTCGTCTGGACGGAGGCCGGGGCCACCCGGACGCTGGAGACCTTCGACGACCTGCGCATGGACCCGTCCGTGGAGGACTACGTCGGCGAGCGCATCAACGACATCTCCCGGTACATCCGGATCCGCGACGAGTACCAGGTGAAGCTGGCCGCCTCGCCGTCGGGGACGGTGCTCGTCACCGGGCAGGTGCCCCGGCTCAAGGCCGTCGTGCCGGCCAGCGGCAAGTACACCCTGTACGACGGCGCGAAGCTCCAGGTCGTGACGTCGGATGCGGCCCAGCCGGACGTGGAGCCCACGGTGCTGGACATCCCCGTCACGCAGGCGCTGGTGGTCGCCGCCGTGCCGGCCGCGACGTTCAGCAACGGCAAGGTGCTGCTGACCGCCGCGGAGCTCAAGACCTTCCTGGGCAACGCGGTGAGCGCCGCGGCGCTCACCGGCACCTTCGTCATCGAAGGCACGGACGCGCCGGAGCTCGCGCTCAAGGTGGCCGCCGGCCCCACGCTCTCCATCGCGAAGCCGGTGGCCCCGGCGACCAGCTACGACCTGGATGCGGAGGACCTGGAGGTCACGCTCGGCGCGCCGGACGGGAACACGGTCGTCCCCATCCCCATCACCGCGGCCGACACCTCGGCGGTGACGCCCGAGGAGCTGCGCGCGTCGCTCGCCGCCGCGCTCGCCGGGAAGGTCACGTCGGTGGTCATCGCCTCCGGGGGAAACATCCTCGTCACCGGCCTGCCCACCGCGGGAGGCACCACCACGCTCGCATCGAGCGGCACCGGCATCACCGGCACGCCCACCGCTGGCTCCGCGGGGCTGACGTCGGGGAACCAAGACGGCCTCGTGCTGTCCATCTCCGAAACGCTCCAGCCCACGGTGCCGCCCATGCTGCGGCAGCTGGGCTTCCCGCCGCGCGCCCGGGGCTACGCAGCGAACTCGCCCGCCAACCCGCTGGTGCGCCCGGTGATCATCACCAACGTGCGCCTGCTGGGCGGCAGCGACGGCAGCACGGCGCTGGACACCTCCGACTTCGCGGGTGACGTCAAGGCGCGCACCGGCCTGCACGCGCTGGACGGGGAGGACATCAACCTGGTGGCGCTGCCGGGCAAGAACGAGGTCGCGTACATCTCCGCCGGCATTGCGTACTGCGACAACCGGGGGGACTGCCTGTTCCTGGCGGACGGCCCCGGCGGCGTGGACAAGGACTTCGCCGTCGCCCCGGACGACGCCAAGCAGTTCATCGAAGGCCTGCCGTCGCGTTCCAAGAACTCCGCCATGTTCTACCCGTGGATCCGCGTGGTGGATCCGGTGGGCGTGGGCCGCAACCCCACGCGGCTCGTCCCGCCGTCGGGCCACGTCGCGGGCCTCTTCGCGCGCACGGACAACACGCGCGGCGTGTGGAAGGCGCCCGCGGGCATCGAGGCGTCAATCTCCGAGGCGCTGGGGCTCCAGTACCCGGTCATCGACAGGGAGCAGGACATCCTCAACCCGGTGCACCTCAACTGCCTGCGCCAGTTCCCCGGGGTGGGCATCGTGTCGTGGGGTTCGCGCACGCTGTCGCCGGATCCGGAGTGGCGCTACATCCCGGTGCGCCGCACCGCGCTCTTCCTCAAGGAGTCGCTGCGGCGCGGCCTGCGCTGGGCGGTGTTCGAGCCCAACGACGAGGACCTCTGGAGCCGCATCCGCAACGCCATCCAGGCCTTCATGCTGGGCCTGTACCGCCAGGGGGCCTTCCAGGGCGCCACGCCGGAGGAGGCCTTCAGCGTGGTGTGCGACCGGAGCACCAACCCGCAGGAGAACGTGGACGCGGGCATCGTCACCGCGCAGGTGTCCTTCGCGCCGCTGAAGCCCGCGGAGTTCGTGGTCCTCGAAATCAGCCAGCAAAGCCAGCTGGTCGCCTGA
- a CDS encoding phage baseplate assembly protein V — protein sequence MIEQLLQQLVERTESRYFGKYRGYVTEVEDPLNLGRIRCVVPRLMGDVATGWAMPCTPYAGPDQGLFVVPDVGAGVWVEFEAGDLTQPIWSGMWWGAPALSDLGQPDSSARVAPDVSEVPKHDYPPQSAVPGVRMLKSATGHYIVLDDRPETARVEIHDRQGNRIILSAEGLDQLISNERTVNEGNRSAEVDGDDRLEVAGRQDETVDGGHTREVGGDVTLHVKGTLTEKVDTAGYSRVVGGAGLKETVGGPREDRIQGSHTRTVSGASQETAVGGYGVTSGGNAQIAAGKAVKIAATMPDMPGPSLNAVSIDALMGNVSINTMLGMCQVGGISAVSPMVLGDGLAIHFTMLAQILKAVNPMTVAAYGPLLDVWASMTPLLDWSYFGFVKRMPVG from the coding sequence ATGATTGAACAACTCCTGCAACAGCTGGTGGAGCGGACGGAGAGCCGCTACTTCGGCAAGTACCGGGGCTACGTGACGGAGGTGGAGGATCCCCTCAACCTGGGCCGCATCAGGTGCGTGGTGCCGCGCCTCATGGGGGACGTGGCCACCGGCTGGGCCATGCCGTGCACCCCCTACGCCGGGCCCGACCAGGGCCTCTTCGTGGTGCCGGACGTGGGCGCTGGCGTCTGGGTGGAGTTCGAGGCCGGCGACCTGACGCAGCCCATCTGGAGCGGCATGTGGTGGGGCGCGCCGGCGCTGTCGGACCTGGGCCAGCCGGACTCCAGCGCGCGCGTGGCGCCGGACGTCAGCGAGGTGCCCAAGCACGACTACCCGCCCCAGTCGGCGGTGCCGGGCGTGCGGATGCTCAAGTCCGCCACGGGCCACTACATCGTCCTGGACGACCGGCCGGAGACCGCGCGCGTGGAGATCCACGACCGGCAGGGCAACCGCATCATCCTGTCGGCGGAGGGGTTGGATCAGCTCATCAGCAACGAGCGCACGGTGAACGAGGGCAACCGCTCCGCGGAGGTGGACGGTGACGACCGCCTGGAGGTCGCCGGCCGGCAGGACGAGACGGTGGACGGCGGCCACACCCGGGAGGTGGGCGGGGACGTGACGCTGCATGTGAAGGGGACGCTGACGGAGAAGGTGGACACGGCGGGCTATTCGCGCGTGGTGGGCGGCGCGGGCCTGAAGGAGACGGTGGGCGGCCCGCGCGAGGACCGCATCCAGGGCAGCCACACGCGCACCGTGTCGGGCGCGTCGCAGGAGACGGCCGTGGGGGGCTACGGGGTGACGTCTGGCGGCAACGCGCAGATCGCCGCGGGCAAGGCGGTGAAGATCGCCGCGACGATGCCGGACATGCCAGGGCCTTCGCTCAACGCTGTCTCCATCGACGCGCTGATGGGCAACGTGTCCATCAACACCATGCTGGGCATGTGCCAGGTGGGCGGCATCTCCGCCGTGTCGCCCATGGTGCTGGGGGACGGCCTGGCCATCCACTTCACGATGCTGGCGCAGATCCTCAAGGCGGTGAACCCGATGACGGTGGCCGCGTACGGGCCGCTGCTGGACGTGTGGGCTTCCATGACGCCGCTGCTGGACTGGTCCTACTTCGGCTTCGTCAAGCGCATGCCGGTGGGGTGA
- a CDS encoding phage tail protein has protein sequence MTTPVPANARNPLRTFRFRIRMDTSAAGDYVAGVRSVSGLSVHVGAYEVWEGGNNLHRYAQPHKVNWEPIVLEQGLAVDDTLERWARAVLEFARTGKAPGEAVKRDVFIDLWDGFAHPTEVPVPGPADARIRSFHVHNAWVSKYHALPKLDAMAGEVALMTLELTHEGWEPVPRPPPTKPAPSTSPA, from the coding sequence ATGACGACCCCCGTTCCCGCCAACGCGCGCAACCCGCTGCGGACCTTCCGCTTCCGCATCCGCATGGACACGTCCGCCGCCGGTGACTACGTGGCGGGCGTGCGCTCCGTGTCCGGCCTGTCCGTCCACGTGGGCGCCTACGAGGTGTGGGAGGGCGGCAACAACCTGCACCGCTACGCCCAGCCCCACAAGGTGAACTGGGAGCCCATCGTCCTGGAGCAGGGCCTGGCGGTGGACGACACGCTGGAGCGCTGGGCGCGCGCGGTGCTGGAGTTCGCGCGCACCGGCAAGGCCCCCGGTGAGGCGGTGAAGCGCGACGTCTTCATCGACCTGTGGGACGGGTTCGCCCATCCCACCGAGGTCCCGGTGCCGGGGCCGGCGGACGCGCGCATCCGCAGCTTCCACGTCCACAACGCGTGGGTGAGCAAGTACCACGCCCTGCCCAAGCTGGACGCGATGGCGGGGGAGGTGGCGCTGATGACGCTGGAGCTCACCCACGAGGGCTGGGAGCCGGTGCCCCGTCCGCCGCCCACGAAGCCGGCGCCGTCCACATCGCCCGCCTGA
- a CDS encoding phage tail protein, translating to MSHPSQRLLQLLPGLYSARDAVLADHPLLKLLAVLGTELDAFSRAVDQLWDDHFVERAGPQALPLLAELLGARLITGDPRVQRGVVARSVAWRRRKGTLASLEEMLSVTSLWDAEVDEAFRSLLETQDLNDLLPWRGRTAVVWDPIGLADPLTRRSPGVERPRDGIPERGPLLGVAPGETLDQALRRLGRADAGRHAASPRTLDLLGWARPDVALIRTARLTPVELEEVTPAEVHVLPNGYRGFRVDPLDRDGPLVWLQPLERADLTGGLTARHEPEPASSGTGRTAAMLLTPTALAEDADAAERADALTVSVDGIPLVGPEALPLLRGPLPTAPVGPTPTLRFADRGRPAPGDQWRLTLLAARVDADTPLLSSVLEPGALNTVTVTPEANQLLGGTTAALLVERLKGTPRLRDTDGAWRDLTPGIRLGLPRSNAVRVSLAGTPWVARIEQHLADGSLRLARFDASADGGPWQVAELVGALPPDGPGMALAALADTLLLVAPDGAGKLGVWSVTGLEGATPTATRLDTTSPRQPAARLAPSLCVRAGRLFVLGGDLGGAPTGDLWSLPVAGGTWRPHAVRNRQERKAATLLGTPQGLVLVGGEAVTGELAVTVMACDPASASPAWRPLAPLPIEPGLPGVLVATETATGLEALVWADTTRPRRLTLTLGESAWVSGALEPDGTNPPIPGEALYAAGRVLFVDPPPLPASEVVFSLDGRGHLAFLPELALLPDELLRFNVANDGAVFIEPRPGQPLPLDARPGGAYHARDASRSGAARRYSVPGRLRRHPFKLRQRSLGPWNTLAPSNAAGIVAVDPRLGRIVLQDDAPVGHVTVSARVGRGASVGAGLLTPDRRPPEDWAEPDLPFPEPPDRPGDRSGTGRPITAWISPSRAGGVLAAGEVERPIVATVTEALGFGAPPVVGIIGSPRLPPARLSQGLEAGLSLFASDTGAAPCIGADENGLSLALYPGFGGGADTGVWLAGLWLTGRLDLVLARGQADLRWCNLGAPGQVGLWMPGGGHQDVSARRSLPPADVELRLYGCMVGAIELPPWVHLIAAGCTFDAGSRDATAIRAAGARVRLRHCTVLGATEAGVLEASSCAFAGEVRTDRPDLGWVRYSLLGRGGQPPVSHQSRVHTVSFQSNRQTDPGYLVLADNNGPDALRASERGGIPGAHGERSDHERELFARTDDGMPIGVTPFHADRTQDDLTRMGRS from the coding sequence ATGAGCCATCCCTCGCAGCGCCTGCTCCAGCTCCTGCCCGGCCTCTACTCGGCGCGGGACGCCGTCCTCGCGGACCATCCCCTCCTCAAGCTGCTCGCCGTGCTGGGCACGGAGCTGGACGCGTTCTCCCGCGCCGTGGACCAGCTCTGGGACGACCACTTCGTCGAGCGTGCCGGGCCGCAGGCGCTGCCGCTGCTGGCGGAGCTGCTGGGCGCGCGGCTCATCACCGGCGACCCCCGCGTTCAGCGCGGCGTGGTGGCGCGCTCGGTGGCGTGGCGGCGCCGCAAGGGCACGCTCGCGTCATTGGAGGAGATGCTCTCCGTCACCAGCCTCTGGGACGCGGAGGTGGATGAGGCCTTCCGCTCGCTCCTGGAGACGCAGGACCTCAACGACCTGCTGCCCTGGCGCGGGCGCACCGCCGTGGTGTGGGATCCCATCGGTCTGGCGGATCCGCTCACGCGCCGCTCGCCCGGCGTCGAGCGCCCGCGTGATGGCATCCCCGAACGAGGGCCGTTGCTTGGCGTGGCCCCGGGAGAGACCCTGGATCAGGCCTTGCGCCGGTTGGGCCGCGCGGACGCGGGCCGGCACGCCGCGTCCCCGCGCACGCTGGACCTGCTGGGCTGGGCCCGTCCGGACGTGGCGCTCATCCGCACCGCGCGCCTGACGCCGGTGGAGCTGGAGGAGGTGACGCCCGCGGAGGTGCACGTCCTGCCCAACGGCTACCGAGGCTTCCGCGTGGACCCGTTGGATCGGGACGGCCCGCTGGTGTGGCTCCAGCCGCTGGAGCGGGCGGACCTCACCGGGGGGCTCACCGCGCGCCATGAGCCCGAACCCGCCTCGTCCGGCACGGGGCGCACGGCGGCGATGCTGCTGACGCCCACCGCGCTGGCGGAGGACGCGGACGCGGCGGAGCGGGCGGACGCCCTCACCGTGTCCGTGGATGGCATCCCCCTGGTGGGCCCGGAGGCGCTGCCGCTCCTGCGCGGCCCGCTGCCCACCGCGCCCGTGGGGCCCACGCCCACGCTCCGGTTCGCGGACCGGGGCCGGCCGGCGCCGGGAGACCAGTGGCGCCTGACGCTGCTCGCCGCCCGTGTAGACGCGGACACGCCGCTCCTGTCCTCCGTGCTCGAACCGGGCGCGCTGAACACCGTCACCGTCACCCCGGAGGCGAACCAGCTCCTGGGTGGCACCACCGCCGCGCTGCTCGTCGAGCGCCTGAAGGGGACGCCGCGCCTGAGGGACACGGATGGCGCCTGGCGCGACCTCACCCCCGGCATCCGTCTGGGGCTGCCCCGGAGCAACGCGGTTCGCGTATCGCTGGCGGGGACCCCGTGGGTGGCGCGCATCGAACAGCACCTCGCGGACGGCAGCCTGCGCCTCGCCCGCTTCGACGCGAGCGCCGACGGTGGACCCTGGCAGGTGGCAGAGCTGGTGGGGGCCCTGCCTCCGGACGGTCCGGGCATGGCGCTCGCGGCCCTCGCGGACACGCTGTTGCTGGTGGCTCCGGACGGCGCGGGGAAGCTGGGCGTGTGGTCGGTGACGGGCCTGGAGGGTGCCACGCCCACGGCGACGCGCCTGGACACCACCAGTCCAAGACAGCCCGCCGCGCGGCTGGCCCCCAGCCTGTGCGTGCGCGCAGGACGGCTCTTCGTCCTGGGCGGAGACCTGGGCGGTGCGCCCACCGGGGACCTGTGGTCGCTCCCGGTCGCGGGTGGCACCTGGCGTCCGCACGCGGTGCGCAACCGTCAGGAGCGCAAGGCGGCCACGTTGCTCGGCACGCCGCAGGGGCTTGTGCTCGTGGGAGGCGAGGCCGTGACGGGCGAGCTGGCCGTGACGGTGATGGCCTGCGACCCTGCCTCCGCGAGCCCGGCGTGGCGTCCGCTGGCGCCGCTGCCCATCGAGCCTGGCCTGCCCGGGGTGCTCGTGGCCACGGAGACGGCCACCGGACTGGAGGCCCTGGTCTGGGCGGACACGACGCGGCCCCGGAGGCTGACGCTGACCCTGGGGGAGAGCGCCTGGGTGTCGGGCGCGCTGGAGCCGGACGGCACGAACCCGCCGATCCCCGGCGAGGCCCTGTACGCCGCCGGGCGCGTGCTCTTCGTGGACCCTCCGCCGCTGCCCGCCTCGGAGGTCGTCTTCTCGTTGGACGGGCGCGGCCACCTCGCGTTCCTGCCGGAGCTGGCGTTGCTGCCGGACGAGCTGCTGCGCTTCAACGTGGCCAACGACGGCGCGGTCTTCATCGAGCCGCGTCCGGGCCAGCCGCTCCCGTTGGATGCGCGGCCCGGTGGCGCCTACCACGCGCGGGACGCATCACGCTCCGGCGCCGCGCGGCGGTATTCGGTGCCCGGTCGCCTGCGGCGTCACCCGTTCAAGCTGCGGCAGCGGAGCCTGGGCCCCTGGAACACGCTGGCACCGAGCAACGCCGCGGGCATCGTGGCGGTGGATCCGCGCCTGGGCCGCATCGTGCTCCAGGACGACGCGCCCGTGGGCCACGTCACCGTCTCCGCGCGCGTGGGCCGGGGCGCCTCCGTGGGCGCGGGGCTGCTCACCCCGGACCGCCGTCCGCCCGAGGACTGGGCGGAGCCGGACCTGCCGTTCCCCGAGCCCCCGGATCGCCCCGGTGACCGCTCCGGCACCGGGCGCCCCATCACGGCGTGGATCTCCCCGTCGCGCGCGGGCGGGGTGCTCGCGGCCGGAGAGGTGGAGCGGCCCATCGTCGCCACCGTCACGGAGGCCCTGGGCTTCGGCGCGCCCCCGGTGGTGGGCATCATCGGTTCGCCGCGCCTGCCGCCCGCGCGCCTGTCACAGGGGCTGGAGGCGGGCCTGTCCCTCTTCGCCTCGGACACGGGGGCCGCGCCCTGCATCGGCGCGGATGAGAATGGCCTCTCGCTGGCGCTCTACCCGGGTTTCGGCGGTGGCGCCGACACGGGCGTGTGGCTCGCGGGGCTGTGGCTCACGGGCCGCCTGGACCTGGTGCTCGCGCGAGGGCAGGCGGACCTGCGCTGGTGCAACCTGGGCGCACCCGGGCAGGTGGGGTTGTGGATGCCGGGTGGTGGGCACCAGGACGTCAGCGCGCGCCGCTCGCTGCCCCCGGCCGACGTGGAGCTGCGCCTCTACGGTTGCATGGTGGGCGCCATCGAGCTGCCACCCTGGGTCCACCTCATCGCCGCGGGCTGCACCTTCGACGCGGGCAGCCGGGACGCCACCGCCATCCGCGCGGCCGGGGCGCGCGTGCGGCTGCGGCACTGCACGGTGCTGGGCGCGACCGAGGCCGGCGTGCTGGAGGCCTCCTCCTGCGCCTTCGCGGGCGAGGTGCGCACGGACCGGCCCGACCTGGGCTGGGTCCGCTACAGCCTGCTCGGGCGCGGCGGACAGCCGCCGGTGTCGCACCAGTCGCGGGTGCACACCGTGTCGTTCCAGTCCAACCGCCAGACGGACCCGGGCTACCTGGTGCTGGCGGACAACAACGGCCCCGACGCGCTCCGCGCCTCCGAGCGCGGCGGCATCCCCGGCGCCCATGGCGAGCGCTCCGACCACGAGCGCGAACTCTTCGCGCGCACCGACGACGGCATGCCCATTGGCGTGACGCCGTTCCACGCCGACCGCACCCAAGACGACCTCACCCGGATGGGCCGATCATGA
- a CDS encoding tail protein X, producing the protein MSDPSSRNKDLPTYAVPLGAGGATVSLYVPRVAPRQPTSLLHKVAAGDRLDLLAQRYFSDPFQAWRIVDANPTFEPEALLEPGTVLFIPEKP; encoded by the coding sequence ATGAGCGACCCCTCTTCCCGGAACAAGGACCTGCCCACGTACGCGGTGCCCCTGGGCGCGGGCGGCGCCACGGTGTCGCTGTACGTGCCGCGCGTGGCCCCCCGTCAGCCCACGTCCCTCCTGCACAAGGTGGCGGCGGGGGACCGCCTGGACCTGCTCGCGCAGCGCTACTTCAGCGACCCGTTCCAGGCGTGGCGCATCGTGGATGCCAACCCCACCTTCGAGCCCGAGGCGCTCCTGGAGCCGGGCACGGTGCTCTTCATCCCGGAGAAGCCCTGA